The Streptomyces sp. NBC_00459 DNA segment AGCCTCATCCTGGGCTGGGACAACGACATCTGCGGCTACGCCAAGGACCGTCGCGACGGGGGCGAGGACGTCAACAACCTCCCAGACGTTCTCGCCCGTACGACAGGTGCCGGACCCGTCCGAGCCCTCGCTCAGGCCGCCTCCATGCGCGACGAGGTGCTGGCGAACTGGCTGCGATTGCGCAGCGAGGTCGACGAGACCTCGGGCCCCGCCCTGTCCGGCTATCTCGCGAACCTGGCGTCCATGATCCGCGGGCACCTCGACTGGGCTGCTACCTGCCCCCGCCACACCGTCCCCCAAGGCGGTTCCGTCGTGCGCATCCCGCCCTCCCGCCACGCCTACGACGCCTCCGCCCCGGACCCGCTGAGGATCCCCTCGATCGCCTGGTGGAGCGACCTGCCGGGTGCCGTCGCCGGGTAGACGGGCCGCCGCCGGAGTCCTCCACCACTCCTCGAACTTCTCGGACGCCTCGTACGCTTGATCCGATGAGACGCCGCACTCCACCCCCACCCTCTCCCCTGCCGCAGCGTGACGGGGTGGATCCGGTGCGGCTGCGATTGCCGGCCGGGGACGCCTGGGCGACCGTACGGGACCATCTCGTGACACGGCTCGCGGCCGGGCCCGGGGTCGTCGACGAGATGTTCGACGAGGGCCGGATCGTGGACGTCACGGGGTGTCCGGTGTCGCGGGAAACGACGTACGTGCCGGGGATGTTCGTGTGGTTCCACCGTGAACTGCCCGACGAGGAGCGGGTGCCGTTCGCGGTCGATGTCGTGTATCGCGACGAGCACGTGGTGGTGGCCGACAAGCCGCACTTCCTGGCCACCACCCCCCGCGGCAGCCACGTCGCCGAGACGGCCCTGGCCCGGCTACGGAGGGAGCTGGGGATCCCTACGCTCGGCGCGGCGCACCGGCTCGACCGGCTGACGGCCGGACTGGTCCTGTTCACCGTGCGGCCCGAGGAGCGCGGCGCCTACCAGACGCTGTTCCGCGACAAGCGGGTGGCGAAGGAGTACGAGGCTGTCGCCCCCTACTCCCCGACACTGGTCCTGCCACGCACAGTGATCAGCCGGATCGTGAAGGAACGGGGGGTCCTGACGGCCCGCGAGGTCGAGGGCGAGCCCAACGCCGTCAGCCGGGTCGAGTTGCTGGAGCACCGGAACGGGCTCGCCCGGTACCGGTTGACACCGAGCACCGGGCAGACACACCAACTAAGGGTGCACATGAGCGCGTTGGGGGTGCCGCTCCTGGGAGATCCTCTCTATCCCGTAGTGGCCGACCCCGTGGCGGCCGGTGACTTCCGACGCCCCCTGCAACTCCTCGCGCGGGTAATGGAGTTCACCGATCCGGTCACGGGGCTCGAGCACCGGTTCGCCAGTCGACGTGCGCTGCGGGCCTGGTCGTCGTACGAGCGGTGGGCCGGGTAGACCGGGTGCCCCGTCGGCTCAGTCGCCACGCCACCAGCGCAGCAGGCGCCGGAACAGGCTTGGCCGACCGACCGGTGCGGGCACCGTGTCGTGCTCGTCGGTCGAGGTGACGGGTTCGGGAGCCGTGGCCGGTGCCTGCTGGTTGTCGACGCGCCAGTTGTCCGGCCTCTGCCGGGGAACCGGATTGGCGTGGGGCCCCTCCGTGGGGTCCTGTTGGGGCTTCGGCGCGAACTTCACCGGCAGTTCCACCAGGTGCCGGTTCGAGATGGACTCCCGCCAGTGCAGTTCGTCCTCCTCGCAGGCGAGTTGGACGTCCGGAAGGCGCGTAAGCAGCGCGTCGACGCCGACGTCGGCGATCGCACGGCCGATGTCCTGGCCCGGGCACTCGTGGGATCCACCGCCGAAGGCGAGGTGGGACCGGTTGCCCCGCATGTTGGCCTTGAGGTCGGGACGGACGCGCGGGTCGACGTTGCCCGGGGCGATTCCGAAAAGGAGGCCGTCGCCCTTGCGGATCCGCTGTCCCCCCAGCTCGGTCTCCTGCTTGGCGAAGTAGGCGAAGATCGTACTGAACGGCGGCTCGTCCCACAGGGACTGTTCAACCGCCTCGGGCACGGTCATCTGACCGCCGTTCAGGCGGGCACGGAAGCCCGGGTTGGTGAGCACGATGCGCAGCACGTTGGCGAGGAGGTTGGCGGTGGCCTCGTAGGCGGCGTAGAGCACCACCCGCAGGTGCTCCCGGACCTCGTCGTCCGTGAGCCCGGCCGGGTGCCCGATCAGGTGGCTGGTGAAGTCCTCCTGAGGCTGTGCACGGCGTCGGGTGGTGAGCCGGCCGAGAACCTCCATGACGTACGTGTTGCTGGCGATCGCGGTCTCGGTGCCCTTGAGCGCGTCGCGGGCGGACTGCACCAGCCGGTCGTTGTACTCCTCGGGCATGCCGAGGATCTCGCACATCATCGCCATCGGCAGGTATTCCGCAAACTGGCCGACCAGATCGGCCGTGCCCTTCTCGCAGAACTTGTTCACGAGGTCCTGGGTCGCGCGTTTGATGTGTCGGCGAATACCCCGGTGGTCGATGGTGGACATCGCGCCGACGACCGCACCGCGCAGTCGAAGGTGCTCGTCGCCCTCGGCGTGGCAACAGATCGGCTGCCACGCAATGTGGGGCATGAGCGGGTGGTCGGGCTTGATGTCGCCCTCTTGCTGGGGGCTCCACAGACGCGTGTCCCGGCAGTACTGCGAGGGCGTGCGCACCATGTGCATGTTCTCGCCATGCCCGAGCACCACCCAGATGGGCACATCGTCATGGAGCAGCGCAGGCGCCACCGCGCCGTGCTCGGCCCGCAGTTTCTCGTACACGGCGCCCAGGTCCTCCGCCTCGGGGCCGTACAGCCGGCGCAGTCCGCCGGGGCCGGTGCCGTGGGCGGGGCAGCCGGGGGGTGGACTGAGGGCGGTGTCGTCCGTGTCGGTCAGGGAGTGGGGATCAGGTGTCACGGTGATCGCTCCGAAACTGAAGTGGATCCGGTGTCAGAAGAGTTGGTGGATTGCCGGGTCGCGAG contains these protein-coding regions:
- a CDS encoding RluA family pseudouridine synthase, encoding MRRRTPPPPSPLPQRDGVDPVRLRLPAGDAWATVRDHLVTRLAAGPGVVDEMFDEGRIVDVTGCPVSRETTYVPGMFVWFHRELPDEERVPFAVDVVYRDEHVVVADKPHFLATTPRGSHVAETALARLRRELGIPTLGAAHRLDRLTAGLVLFTVRPEERGAYQTLFRDKRVAKEYEAVAPYSPTLVLPRTVISRIVKERGVLTAREVEGEPNAVSRVELLEHRNGLARYRLTPSTGQTHQLRVHMSALGVPLLGDPLYPVVADPVAAGDFRRPLQLLARVMEFTDPVTGLEHRFASRRALRAWSSYERWAG
- a CDS encoding cytochrome P450; protein product: MTPDPHSLTDTDDTALSPPPGCPAHGTGPGGLRRLYGPEAEDLGAVYEKLRAEHGAVAPALLHDDVPIWVVLGHGENMHMVRTPSQYCRDTRLWSPQQEGDIKPDHPLMPHIAWQPICCHAEGDEHLRLRGAVVGAMSTIDHRGIRRHIKRATQDLVNKFCEKGTADLVGQFAEYLPMAMMCEILGMPEEYNDRLVQSARDALKGTETAIASNTYVMEVLGRLTTRRRAQPQEDFTSHLIGHPAGLTDDEVREHLRVVLYAAYEATANLLANVLRIVLTNPGFRARLNGGQMTVPEAVEQSLWDEPPFSTIFAYFAKQETELGGQRIRKGDGLLFGIAPGNVDPRVRPDLKANMRGNRSHLAFGGGSHECPGQDIGRAIADVGVDALLTRLPDVQLACEEDELHWRESISNRHLVELPVKFAPKPQQDPTEGPHANPVPRQRPDNWRVDNQQAPATAPEPVTSTDEHDTVPAPVGRPSLFRRLLRWWRGD